GATCCAGCGGGGCGACGTGATGGAAGCCCGTATCGACGGGCTGGACGGCATCGTCGTGACGGTCACCTGAAGGCGTGGTTCCCTGCGACAGGACGCCACGCACATTCCCCGCCTTGTTTGATCAATGTCAAAGAACGAAGCCCTTCGCGGGCCTACTTCTTGGCTCATGAACGATTGACGTTCGTCAGAAGGAGAATTCCAGTGCGTACCATGGCAAAGAGCATCGTCGGCGCGGCAGCAGTCATTCTGGCCCTCGCGCTTCCGGCAGCGGCGGCGGATTTTGAAGTGCATATGCTGAACAAGGGCGCCGAAGGCGCCATGGTGTTCGAGCCGGCCTTCGTGAAGGTTGCCCCCGGCGATACCGTAACCTTCATCCCCACCGACAAGGGCCACAATGTCGAGACGATCAAGGACATGATCCCCGAGGGTGCGGAAGCCTTCAAGAGCAAGATGAACGAGACCTACAAGGTCACCTTCGACAAGGCCGGCGCCTATGGCGTGAAGTGCACGCCGCATGTCGGCATGGGCATGGTGGGCGTCGTCGTGGTCGGCGATGCACCGGCCAACCTCGATGCCGTCAAGACCGGCAAGCTGCCGAAGAAGGCACGCGAGCGCATGGACGCCGCCATCGCGGCAGCCGGTCTCTGATACGAGACACGTCCTTACGGGCGGGGGCCGAAAACCCGGGGCGGAGCGATCCGCTCCGGGTTTTCTTTGTCAATCCGCCCATTCGGGATCGGTGGTGAAGGCGATGGTCAGCCAGCGGTCCGGCCCCTCGTTGCCGATGGCCAGGCCAACCTCGTCGCGGATGGCATCCCAGTCCTGCAGCTTGCGCGCGGGGAAGTTCCCCGGAACGATGAAGTAAAGCTCGATCTGCCGGCCGCGACCGACACGGGCGACATAGGCCCGGTAGGAGAGAAAGCCGTGCCGCTGGACGACGGCTTCCGCCACGGCATCGACATGGCTCTTCAGGTCCGCGGGGGTGACGAGCAGGATATCGGTGAGCGCCCGACGGATCGTGCCGGCCGGGATGGGGATGATGACGAGGCAGACGAGCGCCAGCGCGACCGGGTCGATATAGGGCGACAGCCATTCATGCTCGGTGCCCTGGATCAGGGCGCCGCCCAGGAAGGCGACGAGCAGCGCGCCGGTAAGACCGGACGACATGATCCAGGACTTGACGTCGAGCGCGACGAATTCCGACTGGATGGTGCGGTTCGCCCGTGCGCTGACGACGGCCATGCTGATCGTGATCACCAGCGTCACGACGGAATAGGTGATCGCCGCGCCGAAATCGAACAGCCGGCCGCCGTTCATGATGCTGCTGACGGCATTGATCAGCGCGTAGATCGCCGCACCGGTAAGCAGGATACCGTTGAGGCCCAGCACCATCGGCTCCAGGTGCCAGAAGCCCATGGTGAAATGCTTGACGAGCGGGTTCTTCTCGTCGGTCGCCGAGGAGGCGATAAGGTTGGAGACCACGAGCGCCAGCACGGTCATCGAGGCGTCCGTCATCGCGTAGATACCGTCGAAGATGATGGCGAAGGAACCGGAGAGGATGCCGAACAGGATGCCGACACCGGCCAGGAGGATGGTAACGGCAATCGAGACACGCAGCAGTCCCTGTTCCGTTTTCATCATGAGGCAGCCCTTTCCCGATCGAGATTTCGCCCGTTATAGCGGCCCATCGCATTAAATTCCATCTTCTGCATGATACGGATTTACACATTTAATTTTCTAATGGTGCGGCCGCCTGTTAATTTCATCCCCACACGCTCACAGGATGGCCCATGCTGAAACTTGCCCTGCTTTCGACCTGGCTCCTCCTTGCGATCCCCTCCCTTCCCCTCCTTGCCGCCGAAAATACGATGACCCAGTTGCACAAGGCCGCAGCCGCCGGCGACACCGCCGCCATCCGGACCCTGCTCGCCGAGGGCGCGGATATCGAGGCGCGGGACGCCCGCGGGGCGACCGCGCTGCTCGTCGCCACCCACGCCAACAAGGTGGAAGCGGCCCGCGCGCTGATCGAGGCGGGCGCGAACGTCAACGCCAAGGACGACATCCAGGACAGTCCCTATCTCTATGCCGGCGCACGCGGCCATCTCGATATCCTCAAGCTCACGCTCGCCCATGGCGCGGACCTTGCGAGCATCAACCGCTACGGCGGCACCTCGCTGATCCCGGCCTCCGAGCGCGGCCTCGTCGAGACGGTGGACACGCTGATCAAGGCGGGCGTCGCCGTCGACCACGTCAACCGGCTCGGCTGGACGGCGCTTCTGGAGGCGATCATCCTCGGCGACGGGGGCAAGCGCCACCAGGAGATCGTCGGCCTTCTGATCGCGGCCGGCGCCAATGTGAACCTTGCCGACAACGAAGGCGTGACGCCGCTTCGGCATGCCCGCGACCGCGGCTTCGACGAGATCGCCGCCCTGCTCGAAAAAGCAGGGGCGAAATGACGGAATACAAGACTGGAAACACTCAAGACAAAGGGCCTGAGACGATGCAAAGAAGCTACTACTCCTCCCTCGGCGGCCACCCGCCGCAGACCGACCTGCTGACCGGCCGCGCCGTTTTCACGGAGGCCTATGCGGTGCTGCCCAAGGGCACGATGCAGGACATCGTCACCAGCTTCCTGCCGTTCTGGGAAAACACGCGCTGCTGGGTCATCGCCCGCCCGCTCTCGGGCTTTGCCGAGACCTTCTCGCAGTATGTCATGGAAGTCACTCCCGGCGGCGGCAGCGACCGGCCGGAGCAGGACCCGGAGGCCGAAGGCGTGCTCTTCGTCGTCGACGGCGAGGTGGAGCTGACGCTGCCGACCGGCAAGCACACGCTTTCGCCGGGCGGCTACGCCTTCCTGCCGCCGAGCCTGAAGTGGTCGCTGCGCAACCGCTCTGGCGCCCATACCCGCTTCCACTGGATCCGCAAGGCCTATGAGGCCGTGGACGGTCTCGATCATCCCGAGCCGCTGATCCTCAACGAGAAGGACATCACCCCTTCCGTCATGCCCGATACGGACGGCGGCTGGGCGACGACCCGCTTCGTCGACCCGAACGACCTTCGCCACGACATGCACGTGACCATCGTCACGCTGATGCCCGGCGCCGTCATTCCCTTCGCCGAGACCCACGTCATGGAACACGGCCTCTACGTGTTGCAGGGCAAGGCCGTCTACCGCCTCAACCAGGACTGGGTGGAAGTGGAAGCCGGGGACTTCATGTGGCTGCGCGCCTTCTGCCCGCAGGCCTGCTATGCCGGCGGCCCCGGCCCGTTCCGCTACCTGCTCTACAAGGACGTCAACCGCCACATGGCGCTGAGACCCTTCGGCGCGCGCCGCTGAGCGGATCGCCCGGTCACCATGAAACCCGCGCCTTCCCGGCGCGGGTTTTTCGTTGCGTATCGTTCAGCCGGTTGCCGGCATCGCCACCGGATAGGAGCGCGGGTCGAAGCGCAGGTAGAGCAGCGCGGTCACCAGCACGCAGCCGAGATGCAGATACCAGCCGGCGGCAAAGCCGCCCGTCCAGTCGTGCAGCAGCGCCATCGCATAGGGGCCGATAGCCGCGATGAGGAACCCGCCACCCTGCATCAGCGCGGCGAGCGCGCCGGCCTGTTCGGGCCGCGGCAGGTGGTCGAGCGCGGTGACGATGGCAAGCGCGAAGCTGCCGCCGAGGCCTGCGCCACAGAGGCCGGCCCAGACAGCCGGCGCCAGCTCGGGAGCGCGCGCGAGACCGAAGAAGCCGACGATCTGGAAGGCGATGGTCAGCCAGAGCCAGCGGCGACGGTCGATATTGCCGCGGGCGAGGAACGGCAGGCCCAGCGCCGCGGCGGCCTGACAGGCCGCCATGACCGCGACGAGGCCGCTGCCGTCGGCGCTCGTCCAGCCCTGCGCCTGGTAATAGGGAGCGAGCCAGGCGATCATGGAACTGTAACCGGCATTGACCAGACCGAAGGCCGCCATCAGCGCCCACGTGCGCGGACGCCGCAGCAGCCGGCGGGTCAGCGTGCCGTCCGGCTTCTTAGCCTCGACATCGGAAAGGATACGCCAGGCGGCTGCCAGCGCCAGTGCCACCGGCAGGGCCAGCCAGGCGAGCGCCGCGCGCCAGCTGAAGCCCGCATGCACAAGCACCGGCATCAGGCGAGCGCCGAAGGCCCCGCCGGCCATCATGACGCCAGAGTAAAGCCCCGTGACGACCGGCACGCTTGTCGGGAAACGCGCCTTGATGATGCCCGGAAAGGCCGCCTGGATGAAGGCGACGCCGATGCCGCAGAGCGCCGCCGTCGCGATCAGCGTCAGCCCGTCATGGGCGAAGAGACGCAGTGCCGAGCCGGCGAGCAAAACGGCGAGCGCGGCCAGCAGGCCGCGCCGCGTGCCGAGCCGCACCTGTAGGCCGGGCGCCACGAAGGCGCCGACTCCCATCAGAAACATCGGCAGCAGCGTCAGCATGGCGATCCCGCCGTAACCGAGGCCGGTATCGGCGACAATCTCAGTAAGAATGGGCGCCGGCGCGGCTAGGAAGGGCCGGAGATTGAGGCCGACCAGAACGACCAGTGCGAGCATTGCCCAATCGCGGCCGGGGCGCATATCCGTCATCATGCTTCTCTCGTGCTGAAAATACCCGTTCGCGCGGATGCAACGCCCGGCGATCATGAGCCTATGGCTATCACTCGCTTGAATCATGCGCAAATTAGATGTTTAGATAGCCATCATTCCGAATTTGGATGGAGGGATCGTGCTCGACCCGCGCCTGCTCCGAGCCTTCGTGGCGATTGCCGACGCCGGCAGCTTCACCGCCGCCGCCGATCGCCTGCACATGACCCAGTCGACCATGAGCCAGCAGATCGCCCGCCTGGAGGATGCGATCGGCCGCGCGCTTGTCGACCGCGCCGCCCGCCCGGTGCGCCTGACGGTGACCGGCGAACGCCTGCTCGGCCACGCCCGGCGCATCCTCGCGTTGCAGGACGAGGCGCTGACGCTGGTGGCGGAAACCTCCGGCACCACATCCGTCCGGATCGGCATGCCCGACGACATCGCGACGCCCG
This DNA window, taken from Shinella zoogloeoides, encodes the following:
- a CDS encoding cyanate transporter, with the translated sequence MMTDMRPGRDWAMLALVVLVGLNLRPFLAAPAPILTEIVADTGLGYGGIAMLTLLPMFLMGVGAFVAPGLQVRLGTRRGLLAALAVLLAGSALRLFAHDGLTLIATAALCGIGVAFIQAAFPGIIKARFPTSVPVVTGLYSGVMMAGGAFGARLMPVLVHAGFSWRAALAWLALPVALALAAAWRILSDVEAKKPDGTLTRRLLRRPRTWALMAAFGLVNAGYSSMIAWLAPYYQAQGWTSADGSGLVAVMAACQAAAALGLPFLARGNIDRRRWLWLTIAFQIVGFFGLARAPELAPAVWAGLCGAGLGGSFALAIVTALDHLPRPEQAGALAALMQGGGFLIAAIGPYAMALLHDWTGGFAAGWYLHLGCVLVTALLYLRFDPRSYPVAMPATG
- a CDS encoding cation diffusion facilitator family transporter, whose product is MKTEQGLLRVSIAVTILLAGVGILFGILSGSFAIIFDGIYAMTDASMTVLALVVSNLIASSATDEKNPLVKHFTMGFWHLEPMVLGLNGILLTGAAIYALINAVSSIMNGGRLFDFGAAITYSVVTLVITISMAVVSARANRTIQSEFVALDVKSWIMSSGLTGALLVAFLGGALIQGTEHEWLSPYIDPVALALVCLVIIPIPAGTIRRALTDILLVTPADLKSHVDAVAEAVVQRHGFLSYRAYVARVGRGRQIELYFIVPGNFPARKLQDWDAIRDEVGLAIGNEGPDRWLTIAFTTDPEWAD
- a CDS encoding bifunctional allantoicase/(S)-ureidoglycine aminohydrolase, whose protein sequence is MQRSYYSSLGGHPPQTDLLTGRAVFTEAYAVLPKGTMQDIVTSFLPFWENTRCWVIARPLSGFAETFSQYVMEVTPGGGSDRPEQDPEAEGVLFVVDGEVELTLPTGKHTLSPGGYAFLPPSLKWSLRNRSGAHTRFHWIRKAYEAVDGLDHPEPLILNEKDITPSVMPDTDGGWATTRFVDPNDLRHDMHVTIVTLMPGAVIPFAETHVMEHGLYVLQGKAVYRLNQDWVEVEAGDFMWLRAFCPQACYAGGPGPFRYLLYKDVNRHMALRPFGARR
- a CDS encoding ankyrin repeat domain-containing protein: MTQLHKAAAAGDTAAIRTLLAEGADIEARDARGATALLVATHANKVEAARALIEAGANVNAKDDIQDSPYLYAGARGHLDILKLTLAHGADLASINRYGGTSLIPASERGLVETVDTLIKAGVAVDHVNRLGWTALLEAIILGDGGKRHQEIVGLLIAAGANVNLADNEGVTPLRHARDRGFDEIAALLEKAGAK
- a CDS encoding pseudoazurin translates to MAKSIVGAAAVILALALPAAAADFEVHMLNKGAEGAMVFEPAFVKVAPGDTVTFIPTDKGHNVETIKDMIPEGAEAFKSKMNETYKVTFDKAGAYGVKCTPHVGMGMVGVVVVGDAPANLDAVKTGKLPKKARERMDAAIAAAGL